From Watersipora subatra chromosome 8, tzWatSuba1.1, whole genome shotgun sequence, a single genomic window includes:
- the LOC137402003 gene encoding mediator of RNA polymerase II transcription subunit 28-like: MALSTVEFTGNCVEEFEEAFHSVCKCLEQIDEKKPLPESLKNNADVLVRKFVDAGRACEQFFLQKHIQIADSKPEQVLRDECNELKQEINKKDAAIMRYHENLRNWQQTLRIGAGRGAAIKSQQSKGGLGAPPTYTPSQHPS; this comes from the exons ATGGCTTTGTCGACTGTTGAGTTCACTGGAAACTGTGTAGAAGAGTTTGAGGAAGCATTTCACTCAGTCTGTAAATGCCTTGAGCAG ATAGATGAGAAGAAACCGTTGCCTGAGAGCTTGAAGAATAACGCAGATGTGCTCGTACGCAAATTTGTTGATGCTGGCAGGGCCTGCGAGCAGTTCTTTTTACAGAAACATATTCAG ATCGCTGATTCCAAACCAGAACAGGTACTGAGAGACGAATGCAATGAACTTAAGcaggaaataaataaaaaggatGCAGCCATTATGAGATACCATGAGAA CTTGAGAAACTGGCAGCAAACTTTGCGCATTGGAGCAGGAAGAGGAGCCGCAATCAAGTCACAGCAAAGTAAGGGCGGTTTAGGTGCCCCGCCGACATACACCCCATCGCAACATCCATCTTGA